Genomic window (Deinococcus aerophilus):
TCAGAACCATACGTCTGAGAGGCCATTCCTCATGGTATTTGCTCGCCCAGAGAGGCGTGAAATTCCAAAACGGGCTCTAGCCGCCTGGAAACGGCCACGCTCGCCTGTCGCCACCAGGGTGCCGGTTAACCCCGACCCGGACTGCCCCCCCCGGGATCTTCCCGCCAGCTCTACTCCTGATCGAGCCCCAGCTCGGTGCTGCGGCGGGTCGCCTCGATCACGGCGCGCATCAGGCCGCCGCGTACGCCCGCCTCCTCCAGCGCCGCCAGTCCGGCGATTGTGGTGCCTCCGGGCGAGGCCACCTCGTCCTTGAGCATGCCGGGGTGGGCGCGGCGCTGCAGCAGTTCACCGCTGGCGACAAGCAGCTTGGCGGCCAGTTCGTTGGCCAGCACCCGCGGCAGGCCCATCCGCACGCCCCCGTCCGCCAGCGCCTCGGCCACCACGGCGGCGTAGGCGGGACCGGACGCGCTCATGCCAGTAAAGGCGTTGAACAGGTGTTCGGGCAGGTCGTAGGCGTCTCCGACGGCACCGAACAGCCGGCGGGCAAAGTCCAGGTCGCCCGCGCCCTGGGCTTCTTGCGGCCCGGTGATGGCGGTCTGGGACAGGCCGATGGTCGCCGCGAGATTGGGCATCACGCGCACGACCCGCTGGGTGCCCAGCCGTCGGGTCAGGGTTGCCACGCTGACCCCCGCCATGGTGCTGATGTACCCGGCATTCTCCTGGGCCAGCCACTCGGTGACCTCGGGAAAGACGCGCGGCTGCAGACTGACCAGAATGCGGCCCGCTTCTCCCAGATCGCCCTGAGTGATCACCCGCGCTCCGGTCCGGGCGGCAAGTTCCTCCACACGCGCACGGTTGGCGTCCAGCAGCCCGATCTGTCCGGCAGGCAGCACCCCGCGTGAGGTCACGCCCTCCAGCAGGGCCAGACCCAGTTTTCCGACGCCAACGATGGCAAGTTCCATGCGCGGCAGTATAGGCGGCACCTTTTGGGCTCTGACCAGGGCTGTCTGTTCGCCCGGCCCGCTACACTGCCTCCATGCTGGTGTATCACCTCCCCGGAACCTTTGAGACACGCGAGAACCATCTGGACCTGTTGTGGGAGGCGGGGGCGACCGGCCTGGAAGAACGTGCCGGACTGATCCGGGCCTACTTTGATGAACGCCTGGACCTGCCCACCGACATTGCCGATGGCGAGTGGCGCGCTGAGGCCGATCAGGACTGGCTGGCCCAGTTCAAGGCCAACCTGCGTCCGGTGCGGGCGGGACGCGTGACCGTGGTGCCGCCGTGGCTGCTGCACGAGGTGGAGCCCGGGCAGGTGCCGCTGGTGATCGAGCCGGGCATGGCCTTTGGCACCGGCCACCACGCCACCACGCGCATGGCCGTGGAGGCGCTGTCGGCGCTGGACCTCGGCGGACAGCGCGTGCTGGACGTGGGAACCGGCAGCGGCGTGCTTGCCATCGCGGCGGCGCTGCTGGGGGCCGGGTCCGCCCTGGGACTGGACATTGACCCCCTCACCATTCCGATTGCGCGCGAGAACGCGGAGATCAACCGGGTGCCGCCGGGCCGGGCCACCTTTCTGGAGGGCAGCGTGGGCCTGGGCCAGGAATTGCCCGAAGACGCCGCACCAGACGGAGTGTTTGACGTGCTCGTCGCCAACCTGTATGCCGAGCTGCATGACCTGCTGGCGGGCGAATACGCCCTGCACCTGCGCCCCGGCGGGCCGCTGATTCTGACCGGCATTCTGACGAGCAAGCTGGACCTGGTCCGCACGGCACTGGACCGTGAGGGCTTTGGCGACGTGACTGTGCGCGAGGACGGCGAGTGGGTGCTCGTCACGGCCCGCGCGCCGGAGGCATGAGCCGCCACCGCGTGCGGGTGGCCGACCTCGCCCCCGAGATGACCCTCGGCCCGCGCGAGGTCCGGCACCTGCATGTCCTGCGCCTCGCGGTGGGCGACGCGCTGCGCGTCTTCGACGGTCAGGGGGCCGAGGCGAGCGCCACGATCGCGGTGCTGGAGCCCGAGCGGGCCGTGCTGCAGCTGGGCGACGTGGTCGAGAGAGTGGCCGAGACTCCCTGTCCGCTAACGCTGGCGGTGGCGCTGCTCAAGGGCGACAAGCTCTCGGACGTGGTGCGCGCCGCCACCGAACTGGGGGTGGCCTCGGTGCAGTTGCTCATCACCGAGCGCGCCGACGCCCGCGAGATCGGCGCCCAGAAGCTGACGCGCCTGCAGCGCATTGCCGAGGAGGCGAGCAAGCAGTCGCGCCGCGCCGTCATCCCCACGGTCCTCTCCCCCGTGCCGCTGGCCGGGTGGCAGTGGGAGGGGCAGCTGTTCGTCGCACAGCCCGGCTCGCCGGAGCGGCTCGGCGGGCTGCTGGACTGGGCCGCTCCGGTCAACGTCCTGACCGGCCCGGAAGGGGGCCTGAGCGAACGCGAGGTCGCCGGACTATTGGAACGCGGCGCGCACGCCGTCACCCTGGGGCCGCGCATCCTGCGCGCAGAAACGGCTCCGGTGGCGCTGCTCGGAGCGATTGCGGCGATGGGCAGGTAAACGGCGGTGTGCGGCGCCCCCGGAGAACCCTCTGGTGAGGGTCTACCGCGTTCCGGGCAGCAGTTCCTGAGCTTCCACTTCGCTGGGCACCAGTTGCCGCCAGCTGTGGACTCCTCCCACCTGCACGGTCACGAAGCGCTCCAGGGCCCGCCACAGCGGGGGGCGCTGGGCCGGCGGCACGGGCTCTTCCATGCTTGCCCGGACCGAGCGGCGCACCGCGTTCTGCAAAAAGTCCAGGGCCTGCGGGGGATAGGCGGGCAGGCTGGCGCAGGCCGCGCACAGCATCTGGCCGCCCAGCGGGTCGGGGTGGGCGGGGTCCGGCACGCCGCAGCGGGTGCAGCGGGCGGTCTGGGGCATGATGCCGGCCAGGCCCAGCAGCTTGTAGCTCATGACCAGCGCCACCCACTCGGGGTCCGGCTGGTGGGCCACGCCGCGCAGCGCCCCGGCGAACAGCTCGAAGGCCTGCTCACTGAACTCGCCCTCCTGAAACAGGGCGTCGGCGAACTCGGCCATCAGGTGCGCAAACGCATGGCGCCCCGGCTCGGCCAGGGTGGGCAGCGCACCCTCCAGCACCGCCTGCTTCACGGTGGCGAGGTCATTGTTGGGGGTCTGGTACACCTGCACCCCGACATGGTGAAACAGGTTCAGGCGGCTTGCCAGCGGCCCGCGCACCCCGCCGCGCGCGATGGCCTTGAGCTTGCCCTGAGGCGTCAGCAGCGTCACGAGAATGTCTCCGGAGGGCAGCACCCGGCGGCGCATCACGATGCCGCTGCGGTTGGCGGTGCGCAGCCTCACGCTGCGTCCGGAGTGTGCATGCTGGAGTTCTGGGGCCGCGTCACGCCCCGCAGTCTAGGCGCTGCCAGAGTGATGAGCTGTGCCAGCGTCCACCTTCCTGCGGCCCCACCACCGTTAAACTGGCAGCAATGAACGACCCGCACTCCCAGGAGCACAGCGTCCGCGACCTGCTGCGGGAACTCTTCCCGGAGACCCACCGCGAGCTGTTTGGAGACCACCCGCAGGATGCCCCGCCCACCCTGGGCCTGTACCCGGTGGCCGACGGCCGGCTGGCGCTGGTCCACGGCGGCCAGCTGGCCGAGTTCACGCCGCTGGACCCTAAAGGCAAGAACGCCCTGCACTGCGACCTGTGCCACTACACCCGCAGCCGCACCGAGGCTGCCGTGTACCGCGTGGCCGTCGCCGCGCGCCGCAGCCGCTACGTGACCCTGTGCACCGCCACCGAGGCCTGCCAGGGCCGGGCGGGACGGCGCGGCCTGGAAGGGCTGGCTGGACGCATCTTCCCCATCGAGCCGGTTCACGCCGACGAGCACGGCGGATAGCCGCACGGGGGCCAGCTTTGCCCTCTGGCTGCCGCTGAGAACCCCGGTGCATCTGAACGCACCCACCCAGCGCGAATCCCCGGTCCTGAACCCGGACGGGGGTCTGCGGCGTTTCACGGATCAAGACAAGGAACAATGCCCTCCTTACAATGGGCAGATGGAAGGAGTCTGGCAGGAGCTGAGGCTCATGGAAGGTCTGCTCGTGGCCTTTGTGCTCAGCGGCGTGATCGGGTGGGAACGGGAACGGTCGGGGCACAGCGCGGGCCTGCGGACCCACATGATGGTCGGCATGAGCGCGGCCCTGTTCGTGGTGCTCGCCGACACGCTGATCAGCAATTTCGGGGGGCGGGACGCGGGCGTGCGCTTTGACATGATCGGCATCCTGGGAGCGGTGGTCAGCGGCATCAGCTTTCTGGGCGCGGGCGTGATTTTCTCTGCAGGACGCGGCGAGAAGGCCAGGGGCCTGACCACGGCGGCGGGCCTGCTCGCCACGGCGGGCGTGGGGCTCGCCTGCGGACTGCATCTGTACGTGCTCGCCACCGGCGCGACGTTGCTGTTCGTCTTCACGCTGGCCGTCATCCAGCGGTGGCTGGAACATAAGGGCCACGCAGAACGCGAGGGATAAGTGCGCCATCCTGCCGCCTGCCCTTTTCTCCTGGCCGCATATTGGATACAATATCCATATGAGCCTCTCCGAGCGTGCGGCGTTTGCCCGGCCCGTGCTGGTGCGCGACGGTGTGTATGAACACCTGCGCCGCGCCGTGCTGGACGGCGAGATCGCCCCCGGAGAGCGCATCGGGGAGGCCGAGCTGGGCGAGAGCCTGGGGGTGTCACGCACGCCCATCCGCGAGGCCATCATGCGGCTCACGCAGGACGGCCTGCTCGTCGCTTCTGCGAACCGGGGCGTGCGGGTGCGCACCGTCACGGCGCAGGAAGCGCGCGACACCTATGTGGTGCGCGAGGAACTCGACGGACTGGCCGCCGCCGTCGCCGCCACCGCCCACACCCGGGACGACGCCGGGGCGCTGCGGGCGGCGCTGAAACAGGTCAATGCCGCGCCGGCCGGGGATTACCGGGAACAGACCCGGCTGGACCTGGGCTTTCACCGCACCATTACCCTGGCCGCGCACAACGCCACCCTGACCGATCTCGCCCGCGACCTGGAACAGCGCGTGGCCCTGATCAAGCACCAGACCCGCACCTACAATGCCCACCCCGAAACGGCCGCCCAACACGCCGCCCTCCTCAAGGCCATCCTGGACCGTGACGCGGGCGCGGCCCGTGAGGCGGCCCGGCAGCATGTCCGCACCTTTGCGGCGCTGGTCCTGCATGACCTCGCAGCCGGGGCCGAAAGCTGAAATCCCCACCCCCGCTCCGTGTTCCACCCCCCCCGACCCCACATCCCATCCCCGAGGTATCCATGATTGATCAGCTCTACCGCAAGGCCATCCTGACTGTTTCAGGACAGAAATTCGTGGAAGACATCGTCCGCAAACAGGGCTGGGGTCTGGCGCAGCGTTTTGTGGCCGGTGAGGAGGTGGACGGAGCGATCGCCGCTGTTCGGGAACTCCAGCAGGACGGCATTCTGGGCAACCTCGATCTGCTGGGCGAATTCGTGGCCTCGCCGGAAAAGGCCAATGAATTTGCCGAGAAGGTGTTGCACCTGCTCGATGCCGCCCACACCGCCGGTATTCCGCCCTACGCCAGCGTGAAGCTCTCGGCGGTGGGCCAGGGCCAGACGGTCGACGGTCAGGACCTGGGGCTCACCAACGCCCGGCGCATCGTGGGCCGGGCCAGGGAGCACGGCGGTTTCATCTGCCTGGACATGGAAGACCACCCGCGTGTAGACCAGACCCTGGAGCAGTTCCGCATCCTGGTCGGCGAGTTTGGGGCGCAGCATGTGGGCACGGTGTTGCAGAGCTATCTGTACCGCACCGAGGCGGACCGCAGCAGCCTGGACGACCTGCGCCCCAACCTGCGCATCGTGAAGGGCGCGTACCTGGAGCCCGACTCGGTCGCCATGCCCGACAAGGCCGATGTGGACGCCAGCTACCGCAAGCTGGTCTACGCGCACATGGCCGCCGGCAATTATGTGAACGTGGCGACCCACGACGAGAGCATCATCGAGGACGTCAAGCACTATGCGCTGGCGCACGGGATCTCCAAGGAGGCCTACGAATTCCAGATGCTGTACGGCGTGCGCCGTGACCTGCAGAAAGAGCTCGCGGCGGCAGGCTACCGCGTGCGCGCCTACATCCCCTATGGCCGCGACTGGTATCCGTACTTCAGCCGCCGGATTGCCGAACGGCCCGCCAACGTGATGTTCGTCCTGCGCGGCATGCTCAAGGGGTGAACGGGTCGGTGATCGGCGTCACCGGAGCGCCCGGGAACATCGGCACGCCGCTGGTGCGCGAGCTGCTGCGGCGCGGCGCGCGGGTGCGGGTGCTGGCCCGCCACCCGGACCGGGCGCAGGATGCCTTCGCCGGTGCCTCCGCCGGGCAGATCGAGGTCCGGACGCTGGAATTCGGCCGGCGTCAGACGTATCTGGACGCCTTCGGGGGCCTCGACAGCCTGTTCGTGTTGCGCCCGCCGCAGATCACTCAGGTCCGCCGGGACATGGTTCCCGCACTGGACGTGGCGCTGGGGGCCGGGGTACGGCACTTTGCGCTTCTGTCTCTGCAGGGGGCCCACCGCCTGCCCTTCACGCCGCATGCCCAGCTGGAACAGCATCTGCGGGGCAACGGCGCGGCGTACACCTTCTTGCGCCCCAGCTTCTTCCTGCAGAACCTGACCACCACGCACCTGCCCGAACTCCGGCACGGAGAGCTGGCCGTGCCCGCCGGCCGGGGGCGCACCAGTTTTGTGGACGCCCGGGATGTGGCCGAAGCCGCCGCCACCGTGCTGACCGAACGTGGACACGAGCACCGGTCCTACGAACTCACCGGCCCCGAGGCGCTGACCTACCGCGAGGTGGCCGAGATCTTCACGCACGTCACCGGAAAGCTGTTCCGCTACACCGCTCCCAGCCCGCTGGCCTTCTTCCGCCGAATGCGTAGGCGGGGCCTGCCCGCCGCACAGGTTCTGGCGCTGGAAGCCGTCTACGCCACCATCCGGCTCGGCCTCGCCGGACACGTCTCCGCCGACCTGCCGGCGCTGCTGGGCCGCCCCTCCCGCACCACCGCAGACTTCGCCCACGACCTCCGCCCTCTACTACAAGCTCAAGGAGAATCCCATGCTTAAGATTCAGGAATACCGCCCGCAGGCCTTCATCGACTTCACCCTGCCCGAGAACGTCGCTGCCTACGCAGCCGCGCTGCAAAAAGTCCGGGCCGAACTGCTGGGCAAGCATTACCCGCTGGTCATTGACGGCGAGCGTGTGGACACCGCCGGCAAACTGGAATCCATCAATCCGTGTGACACCTCAGAAGTGGTGGGCACGACGGCCAGGGCCACGACCGAGGACGCCGAGCGTGCGCTGAATGGCGCGTGGAAAGCCTTCGAGGACTGGAAGACCTGGGACATGGACGCCCGCGCCCGCATTCTGCTGAAGGCCTCGGCCATCCTCAAGCGCCGCCGCCTGGAGGCCTGCGCCCTGATGAGCATCGAGGTGGGCAAGAACTACGCCGAGTCCGATGTGGAGGTGGCCGAGGCCATCGACTTCCTGGAGTACTACGCCCGCAGCGCCATGAAGTACACCGGCTTCGGCAGCAGCGAAACCACCTGGTTCGAGGGCGAGGAAAACGGCCTGATGTCGCTGCCGCTGGGCGTGGGCGTCTCCATCTCGCCGTGGAACTTTCCCTGCGCCATCTTCCTGGGCATGCTCGCCGCGCCCATCGTGGCAGGCAACTGCGTGATCGCCAAACCAGCCGAGGACTCGGGCCTCATCGCCGGATTCATCGCCGACATCATGTACGAGGCCGGACTGCCCGCCGGGGTGCTGCAGTTTCTGCCCGGGGTGGGCTCCGAGGTCGGCGAGTACCTGACCACCCACGCAAAAACACGCTTTATCACCTTTACCGGCAGCCGCGCGGTGGGCCTGCACATCAACGAGGTGGCCGCCAAGGTGCAGCCCGGCCAGAAGTGGATCAAGAAGGTCGTGCTGGAACTGGGAGGCAAGGACGGGATGATCGTCGACGAAACGGCGGATCTGGACGTGGCCGTGCTCGCCGCCGTGCAGGGAGCGTTCGGCTTCAACGGCCAGAAGTGCAGCGCCATGAGCCGCCTGATTGTGGTGGACAAGGTGTACGACGCGGTGGTAAACGCCTTCGTGGAACGTGCCGCCGCGCTGAAGATCGGCACCGGTGAGGAGAACGCGCCCGTTACGGCCGTGGTGAACCAGGAGTCCTTCGACAAGATCAAGAGCTACCTGGACCTGGCCCCCAGCGAAGGCAAGGTGCTGCTGGGCGGCGAGGCTCCCGGTGACGCGAACGGCAAGACCGGGTACTACGTGCACCCCACCATCGTCGGCGACGTGAAGCGGGACGCCCGTCTGGCCCAGGAGGAAATCTTCGGGCCGGTGGTATCGGTGATCCGCGCCGCAGACTGGCAGGACGCGCTGGACATCGCCAATTCCACCGAGTACGGCCTGACCGGCGGCGTGTGCAGCCGTGACCGCGCCCGGCTGGAGCAGGCCCGCCAGGAGTTCGAGGCCGGCAACCTGTACTTCAACCGCAAGATCACGGGGGCGATCGTGGGCGTGCAGCCCTTCGGCGGCTACAACATGAGCGGCACCGACAGCAAGGCGGGCGGACCGGACTACCTCGCCAACTTCATGCAGCTCAAGACCGTGACCGAGCGCTGGTAAACCCTCTTTGAAGAGCAAGGCGGCAGAACCCTCTGAGGGTTCTGCCGCTTTCTGATGGTAAAGGCCAGGTATTCGTACACCTTATCCAGCCCCCAGAATGACGCATTCCTCATCCGTTCTGAAGGGTTGCACAGATGTATAGGCAGGCTTGTCCTCTTGTATTCCGACGACACTAAGCTTCCTCAAATCACTCCCCGAACAGCAGATTAGACCGTTTTCCCACCAGTGCTTTTCCAGGTGGGCCGCAAAGTCACCCTCCCGAGCGAAGCCTCCGGTTTCGTCAGGCGACCCGTTGTTGTGTTCACCTGGAGGATCACCATGAAATACACCCCTTGTCTGCTGGCCGCTTCCCTCGCTCTCTCGCTCGCCGCCTGCGGGCAATCTCCCCAGATTGCCGCCTCTGACCCGGGCGCACCCGGCGCCGGCATTGAGGCTTTCAGCGGAGCCTATCTGATCGGCTTTAAACAAGACGGACTGCAGGGACAGAACCTTCAGCAGCAGGCGCTGATGCAGGCGCAGGCCATCTCTTCTGCCGGCGGAACCGCCACGGGACAGTGGACAGAGATCAGCGCCGCCGCCGCACGCCTCTCACCAGCGGCTCTGGAGAAACTCAGGGCCAACCCGCTGGTCGAGTATGTCGAGCCTGATCTGGTGCGCCACGCCATGGGCACGCGCAGCGCAGGCACCGCTGCCGCGGCAGTCAGCCGCGGCAGCCTGGGCCGCCAGAACCTGTATGCCCAGGATGTGTATAACGCCAGCGGCGAGACCACTTGGGGGAATGCAGCGCTGCGGGTGCCTGCGCTGCGGACTGCCAACTACACCGGCGCGGGTGTGGCGGTATGTGTCACCGACACCGGTATTGACGGCAACCACCCCGAATTCGGAGGCAAACTCAAAGGGTTCAAAAACTTTGTGACCACCGAGGCCAACCGCAACGACCCCTACGCACTGAATGACGTATCGCATCACGGCACGCATGTGTCGGGCACCATCTTCGCCCAGTACGGCGCGGGCACCGGGGCGAGTGGTCTGCAGGCCGGTCAGGATCCCAACGGGATCGGCGGCGTTGCCAGCGGCGTCAATCTGTACATGGCGCGCGTGCTGGGGGACAGCGGCAGCGGCAGCAGCAGCGGCATCATCAATGGGGTGAACTGGTGCGTGGCGCAGCTCAAGTCCCAGGGCGGCACCGAGAACAAGGTCGTGGTCAGCATGAGCCTGGGTGGTGGCCGGGCCAGCAAGACCGAGGAACGCGCCTATACAGCTGCTTACAACAAGGGCGCCCTGATTGTCGCAGCCACCGGCAATGACGGCGGCGCGGTCTCGTATCCCGCCGCCTACCCCAATGTGGTGGGCATCGGAGCCATTGACAGCAACGAAGCCAAGGCCGACTTCAGCAACTTTGGCACCCAGGTGGATCTGGTCGGTCCCGGCGTGCACGTTCTGAGCAGCATTCCGCTGGGACAGGGTGTGGCCGCGACAGGCAGCGGGGGGGGCGTGGCCTTCACGGACGTACAGGCGGCAGACCTCAGCGGTAAGGGCACCATGAGCGGCACTGTCGTTGCGGCAGGCGGCACCAACAACGAGTTCTGCGGAGTGGGCACACGCAATTCGGCCCTGAACGGTGCCATCGCCCTGATCTCCCGCGGCACCTGCTCGTTCGAGGAAAAGACGGCCAACGCGGTGGGCAGCGGAGCCAAGGCGGTACTGATCTACAACAACACGGCGGGCAGCCTGGGGATGACTCTGACCAACACCTACAGCGTGCCGGTGGCAGGCATTCTGCAAACGGACGGCACGGCACTTCTGGGCAAACTGCCCACCACCGGCACCGTCAGCGTCACTGGATCAGACTACGAGTACCTCGACGGCACCAGCATGGCCACCCCGCATGTCAGCGCCGCCGCCGCCCTGGTGTGGGCTGCCAAACCCACCCTAACCAATACCCAGTTGCTCAGCCTGCTCAAGTCCACCGCCAAGGATCTGGGAGCTGCCGGACGGGACAACAACTTCGGCGATGGTCTGGTTAATCCCCTCAAGGCCATCACCGGCCAGTAACATCGTCCCCACGTGGGCCAGAACACGGTCTGCATCAGAAACGCCGCCGGGAAACCAGTCCCGGCGGCGTTTGTCTGTGGCGCATGGTGATCAGATCAGCGCTATTCCTTGACGCCACCCGACACGGTCCCGCCCACGAAGTACCCCTGGAAGCCGTAGAACAATGCCACGATGGGCAGCGCCCCCAGGGTGGCGGCGGCAGCGAACACGCCCCACTTGGTGCTGAACTGGCCCTGCGTAAAGGAGAGGAGCATGATGCCCACGGTCCACTTCTCCACGCCGGTCAGCAGGATGTTTGCCAGGATGAACTCGGCGTAGGTCCCGATGAACTGATTCAGGAAGATAAACACCAGGATGCCCCCCGACAGCGGCAACACCACCTTCAGGAAGGTCTGCCAGCGGGTCGCGCCGTCCACCATCGCGGCTTCCTCCAGCGATTCGGGCAAAGACTCGACGTAACCCTTGAAGATCCAGGTGTTGAAGGCGATGGCCCCGCCGCTGTAGGCCAGGATCAGACCGGTAAAGGTGTTGCTCAGGCCCAGCAGCACCATCAGGGTGTACACGGCGACCAGCGCCAGGAAGACCGGGAACATCTGAATGAAGATGAAGAACAGCAGCGTCTGGAAGCGGCCCGGAAAGCGCAGCCGTGCCATGGCGTACCCGGCAGTGGTGGAGAGCAGGATGGCCAGGATGCCGGTGATGCCCGAGACGAGCAGCGTGTTGCGCACCGAGAGCAGGAACTTGCTTTCGTTGGTGGTGCCCTGGAACTGGGCCGGCCCCAGGAACACGATCAGCACGGCCAGCGCGGCCAGCAGGATGCGGATGATCCAGGCACGGGTGCGGGTCAGACCCTCGCTCTCGCGCCCCATGCGGCCCACCACCGCCAGGATGCCCAGGGCGGTCAGCGCCGCGCCCGAGATGCCGGCCAGCAGCAATTGCCACAGCGGGATGGTCACGCCCTCGAACAGCTTCTGGAAGTTCTCGTAGCTCAGCACTTCCAGGCGGGGCAGCAGACCCGTCTTGTACAGGATGTTGGGATTGGAGAAATCCGGAAAGGCGAACAGGCTGTTGCGCGGATCGAAGGCGGCAATCAGCACGTACAGCAGCGGATAGATGGCAACGAGCACCACCAGGATCAGGAACAGGTGCGTGAGCTGATCGCCCAGCACGGCGGCGTAACTGATCTTGCGGCCTGTGCGGGCGATGCCGATGCGCTGACCGATCAGGCTGGTCAGGGCGAGCACGCCCGAGGCCGCGAGCAGAAACAGCAGGAACCGGACCCAGCCGCGTTCCACGTAGTAGATGGTGAAGCTCTTGGGGCGGCCCTGCATGTTGAGGTTCAGGTAATAGCCGAGCACGACGAGCGCGATAACCAGCGCGGCGGTGACGAGCCACGGCAGGGCCCGGCGCAGCACGCTGGGTTCCCTGTGAACGTAGCCGCCCGGCGGCAGGTCTTGCTGGGGAGTGGGAACGGTGGTCATCGGCGGGCCTCCTCAAAGACGCCGGCCGCCTTGAAGTTGACCAGGCTGATGGCGAGTGTCAGGAAGAAGATGATCAGCGCGATGGCGCTGGCCAGGGCAAAGTTCTGACCGCCGCTGGATGCGAACGCCGTGTTGTAGCCCCATGACAGCAGGATGTCAGTGCTCTGGGCGGTGGCTTCCCGGCCCTGCTGGGGCGGCCCGCCCTGGGTGAGCAGGTAGATGATGCCGAAGTTATTGAAGTTGAACGCAAAGCCCGAGAGCAAAATGGGCGTGAAACTGCTGCGCAGCAGCGGCAGCGTGATGTTCGTGATCTGCTGCCAGCGGCTGGCCCCATCGATGCTGGCGGCCTCGTACAGGTCCTCGTTGATGGTCGACAGGGCGCTGATGGTGGCGGTCATCATGTACGGAAAGCCCAG
Coding sequences:
- the proC gene encoding pyrroline-5-carboxylate reductase — protein: MELAIVGVGKLGLALLEGVTSRGVLPAGQIGLLDANRARVEELAARTGARVITQGDLGEAGRILVSLQPRVFPEVTEWLAQENAGYISTMAGVSVATLTRRLGTQRVVRVMPNLAATIGLSQTAITGPQEAQGAGDLDFARRLFGAVGDAYDLPEHLFNAFTGMSASGPAYAAVVAEALADGGVRMGLPRVLANELAAKLLVASGELLQRRAHPGMLKDEVASPGGTTIAGLAALEEAGVRGGLMRAVIEATRRSTELGLDQE
- a CDS encoding 50S ribosomal protein L11 methyltransferase, with amino-acid sequence MLVYHLPGTFETRENHLDLLWEAGATGLEERAGLIRAYFDERLDLPTDIADGEWRAEADQDWLAQFKANLRPVRAGRVTVVPPWLLHEVEPGQVPLVIEPGMAFGTGHHATTRMAVEALSALDLGGQRVLDVGTGSGVLAIAAALLGAGSALGLDIDPLTIPIARENAEINRVPPGRATFLEGSVGLGQELPEDAAPDGVFDVLVANLYAELHDLLAGEYALHLRPGGPLILTGILTSKLDLVRTALDREGFGDVTVREDGEWVLVTARAPEA
- a CDS encoding 16S rRNA (uracil(1498)-N(3))-methyltransferase — translated: MSRHRVRVADLAPEMTLGPREVRHLHVLRLAVGDALRVFDGQGAEASATIAVLEPERAVLQLGDVVERVAETPCPLTLAVALLKGDKLSDVVRAATELGVASVQLLITERADAREIGAQKLTRLQRIAEEASKQSRRAVIPTVLSPVPLAGWQWEGQLFVAQPGSPERLGGLLDWAAPVNVLTGPEGGLSEREVAGLLERGAHAVTLGPRILRAETAPVALLGAIAAMGR
- the recO gene encoding DNA repair protein RecO, with the translated sequence MRLRTANRSGIVMRRRVLPSGDILVTLLTPQGKLKAIARGGVRGPLASRLNLFHHVGVQVYQTPNNDLATVKQAVLEGALPTLAEPGRHAFAHLMAEFADALFQEGEFSEQAFELFAGALRGVAHQPDPEWVALVMSYKLLGLAGIMPQTARCTRCGVPDPAHPDPLGGQMLCAACASLPAYPPQALDFLQNAVRRSVRASMEEPVPPAQRPPLWRALERFVTVQVGGVHSWRQLVPSEVEAQELLPGTR
- a CDS encoding MgtC/SapB family protein, with the translated sequence MEGVWQELRLMEGLLVAFVLSGVIGWERERSGHSAGLRTHMMVGMSAALFVVLADTLISNFGGRDAGVRFDMIGILGAVVSGISFLGAGVIFSAGRGEKARGLTTAAGLLATAGVGLACGLHLYVLATGATLLFVFTLAVIQRWLEHKGHAEREG
- a CDS encoding GntR family transcriptional regulator: MSLSERAAFARPVLVRDGVYEHLRRAVLDGEIAPGERIGEAELGESLGVSRTPIREAIMRLTQDGLLVASANRGVRVRTVTAQEARDTYVVREELDGLAAAVAATAHTRDDAGALRAALKQVNAAPAGDYREQTRLDLGFHRTITLAAHNATLTDLARDLEQRVALIKHQTRTYNAHPETAAQHAALLKAILDRDAGAAREAARQHVRTFAALVLHDLAAGAES
- a CDS encoding proline dehydrogenase family protein — translated: MIDQLYRKAILTVSGQKFVEDIVRKQGWGLAQRFVAGEEVDGAIAAVRELQQDGILGNLDLLGEFVASPEKANEFAEKVLHLLDAAHTAGIPPYASVKLSAVGQGQTVDGQDLGLTNARRIVGRAREHGGFICLDMEDHPRVDQTLEQFRILVGEFGAQHVGTVLQSYLYRTEADRSSLDDLRPNLRIVKGAYLEPDSVAMPDKADVDASYRKLVYAHMAAGNYVNVATHDESIIEDVKHYALAHGISKEAYEFQMLYGVRRDLQKELAAAGYRVRAYIPYGRDWYPYFSRRIAERPANVMFVLRGMLKG
- a CDS encoding SDR family oxidoreductase → MNGSVIGVTGAPGNIGTPLVRELLRRGARVRVLARHPDRAQDAFAGASAGQIEVRTLEFGRRQTYLDAFGGLDSLFVLRPPQITQVRRDMVPALDVALGAGVRHFALLSLQGAHRLPFTPHAQLEQHLRGNGAAYTFLRPSFFLQNLTTTHLPELRHGELAVPAGRGRTSFVDARDVAEAAATVLTERGHEHRSYELTGPEALTYREVAEIFTHVTGKLFRYTAPSPLAFFRRMRRRGLPAAQVLALEAVYATIRLGLAGHVSADLPALLGRPSRTTADFAHDLRPLLQAQGESHA
- the pruA gene encoding L-glutamate gamma-semialdehyde dehydrogenase, whose product is MLKIQEYRPQAFIDFTLPENVAAYAAALQKVRAELLGKHYPLVIDGERVDTAGKLESINPCDTSEVVGTTARATTEDAERALNGAWKAFEDWKTWDMDARARILLKASAILKRRRLEACALMSIEVGKNYAESDVEVAEAIDFLEYYARSAMKYTGFGSSETTWFEGEENGLMSLPLGVGVSISPWNFPCAIFLGMLAAPIVAGNCVIAKPAEDSGLIAGFIADIMYEAGLPAGVLQFLPGVGSEVGEYLTTHAKTRFITFTGSRAVGLHINEVAAKVQPGQKWIKKVVLELGGKDGMIVDETADLDVAVLAAVQGAFGFNGQKCSAMSRLIVVDKVYDAVVNAFVERAAALKIGTGEENAPVTAVVNQESFDKIKSYLDLAPSEGKVLLGGEAPGDANGKTGYYVHPTIVGDVKRDARLAQEEIFGPVVSVIRAADWQDALDIANSTEYGLTGGVCSRDRARLEQARQEFEAGNLYFNRKITGAIVGVQPFGGYNMSGTDSKAGGPDYLANFMQLKTVTERW